The Primulina eburnea isolate SZY01 chromosome 12, ASM2296580v1, whole genome shotgun sequence genome includes the window CCTTTGCCAGGAGTGAAAGTAGAGAGGTTGGCTGTAGGTGTGGTGCCATCCACATTGACAGTGTATGACTCAATACGCCCTTCATGAGATAAAAGAAGAGCACTAACCTCTGAAGGAGAAATTTGTTCAACTCGAGAGGTGACATGAACAACGACCGAGTCGTATTCCATTCCAACACCACCCAAAATGTAGAGAACCTGATCATCATCTGATATATGGTGCCCGCACGCAGCAAGTGAGTCaacataatttttcattttgCCAAGATAATCCTTCATGCTAAGGCTGCCTTTCTTGAGGGTCTGTAGTTGGAGTTTGTATTGCATCATTCTCGCTTTTGAGCGAGTAGCAAACAGGGTAGAAACTCGAATCCAGACTTGAGCAGACGAGGAACACCCAATCATCTGACTCTGAATTCCTTCGGTCATGGAGGCCAGAAGGAATGAAAAAAGAAGTTGATCCTGCCTGGACCAAGCAAGGTGAAGAGGATTCGGAATATCAGTGCCATTTTCACCGGGTATGATGCTGGGTGGGATGGGTGATTGAGGATCGAGATACATATCAAGACCCAGTCCTCGAATTCCGGCCAGCACTTGGAGCTGCCAGAGGAGAAAATTATCATCGGTGAGTTTGGTGGGATTGATTTGGTTGGAGGGATTTAAGATCATGAGGTTAGTGTTGAGATTGGATGCTGTGACTGAGCTTGATTCTCCATGTGAGGTGGCTTCCGCCattaatgctctgataccaagatAGAGAAATAAAGGAACGGGAAAATGGCTCTGTAAATTGTAGTCCTCTTTTCTATATCAGTTAGGTCAAAAACAGGAGTTATATATTTACAATTACCAAGGATAAAAGAGTAAAAAAGAATAACAAGTTAGTTACAACGGAAGATAAATCTAGGGGCTTCTAGATGATGGAGTTGTGATCTTCTGCATGTGTGAGTATATGGCTTCTTGTGTGGTCGGTTTCTGATGTTCCTTAACAGGTTTTAAGTGCAAAATCTTTGTATCAGGCTCAGAGATCACCCAGTCTTTCAGATGGGCATCTCCAATACTTCTTGAAACTGCCAGTGTTCCAAGGACTCTCCAAGCTCCACGATGGAACTCCACGTATCCACCCTGTGTCGAGATTCGAGAAAGGGTCATAGGAGAAGTTAAAACTAAACAAATCTACATCCAACgacactagaaaaacttgagttttcattgtGTTTGCCTTGCCTTATCCTCTATTCTTCGTTGTTCATCCTCACGAGTAGGGCAATGATCGCTTGTAAGACCTTCCGCTATTCCACTCCTACTCAAAACTGCTCTGCAGTCTCCCAAGTTCGAAACTAACAATTCCTGTCCTTGAATCAACGCAGTTACACAACATGTACCACTACGGAATCCCTGCGAATTTGGCTCCTACTCGTTAAATTTCTTTATTGTTATCCAAAAGGAAAGAACGAACTCTGACCAAATCGCACAGTAGTGTTTTTGCTTGGACTTTTTCCAGTAAACTTTGGGGAACAACACATAGTAATTGCCATCAAAAGTTGGCATGTTGAAAAAGTCGTCGTTTTTCCATTTCTTGATTACACAGTCAAATTCTTTTAACAAGATCGCAATTACCAAGTACGATGAGAACACAAAATATTGGATATCTTGATAAAATATTACGTCTGTTGTAAAAGATCAAATCTGTCAGATGTTACCTGCTTCAGAAATTCATCGTCTGTTTTCAGATACCCATCTTTAATTGCTTCTTCTTTTGTTTCACTTTCAGAAGCATTCTCCAACATTTCAAATATACTAAAATGCAAATTCTCTGCCACAAACTCTGCAGCCTTGCTTCCTCCATGCCCGTCATACACCCCAAAAAATTCATGCAGCTCTCACATATCATAAGTTCTTCCAACGCATACATCTAAGAAAAATAAATGAATCAACTACCCAAACCAGTGATCTATCAGGAGAGAAAACAAATCCCACACTTTATATTTGATTCGTCTGTAACTCGGTTTCACCTCAAAAACATACTCATTCAGGTTGGTCCACATGAATCAATCGGATTTAGAGAGCAACATTAACAACTTATGCCAGTCAGGTAAAAACAATAAATACAAGCAGGGGCGGAGCCAGGATTCAAAATTACCTGGGGCTGGCTCCGTCTCATACTATATTTAAATCTTCAACTTGGAAATTTATTGTAGCTGTAAATACATTAAATCGATAGTGGTGCTCAACTGTGATTGAATCATTTTTTGGTAAGAACGACCTGTACCAGATTTTAAAAACTAAAACCAAAATTTCAATTAAAcaaattgattttttaaattaattgagCTCGATAAGTTATATTGGTTGAAATCGATATTTTGTTCACCCATAGACTGAATTGATGTATGGCCTTATCTTAATTCcaaaaaagatttttaaaattttttactcTTAAGAATCATTGCGGTCAAAAGCCAAAGTCAGTTCACATCATTTAAAACCaacagtaaaaaaataataatgaatattGACAAACATCAAAGAATAATATGGACATTAATAGAAAACAAAAAACTTGATACATCATTTAAGTCATTATGCACAAAATTCAAATCACTgctaaatcatataatatcacatacTATGATTCACAtgaaattttttcataatttctcAACGTCATtactttatttttctcaaaatcaattaTGATAAACATACAATACTtcatactaaaaaaattaaaattctataaaactTTTAGTATTAATGAAATTAAATAGAgatataataaaatatgtaGTAACTGCATAATTGTATTATCATATTAactaaatttaatatatttgtgtGATATTGTAAATATAGTCtaaaaatatgtttgagacttgaagctaattttaaaaatcaacttACATTAAGTTCTTAAACCTTTTGAGCAAAATACGAGTGAAAGTCAAATTTGATTATAGGTATTTACAGAagatcattttaaaaaattacgcATAGTTAACAAAAATTCTTCAAATTTACATCATAAAGTAAAGGTaacaaaacataaaaataaaaaaaaatacagaaaaactaaaaaaaaaaattgtaaatttaGGTGGGACTGGAGCCCATCCTAACCCAAGGGTGGCTCCGCCCCTGAATACAAGCAAGATCTCATTTTGTCACTACCTTTTTAGTACCATCCTTCGAAGGAAAAATCTTGTGGGCATCTTCCATGAACTTTTTTTTGCCCTTCAAAGAATAAACACCGACCCCATAATCAGATAAACATTCATCACCACCGACGCCTTCCTCTTTAGGCTCACATTTCTTAAATATATGATCAGTAGAGATTTCCTTCAAAACATCTGGGATCTCAATCTTGGGGGTTCTCTTTCTTTTCAAAGAACAGGAAATCAAACCATCTGAGTTTGGCCTACAAATGTTTGCTCCTCCTTTACTTGAAGAAAAAGATGGATTCATCGCATTCATGGATACTTCACTGGTCTCAGTGCTTGGTGCAATCATGGTAATGTCTCGAGAGAAGGAAGATAATAAGTGGCGCAGaggtagtttttttttttttttttttttttgtaattattataaatacTAGTACAACGACGCACACGTTGCGTGCTTGTACgttatgtttttataatttatttgatttatatttaaatgaggatcaaaatatatttataagaaataatgagtggctacattataattttgatatatgaactaaaaaataaattaaaaaataataaaaaagacCCAAGCAAAAATTGAACCTACAACCTCATGATTAAGAAACATAGACTTTATCCACTAAACTACATGTgacttgtttttattttttaacactttattaatatatataattagtaatGTAGAGAGTGAGGGTGAAGGGTATTTTAGGTATTTCAAAAAACAGACAAGGAAGTTACTCTAACCTACTCagccttaataaatagtaagagatgtttaattttattatttattttaaaatgtttataaatatatttaattttattatttatttttaaatgtaaatattatttcaataattaaggaataatttgatttaattatttataaataatataatttaatacaaAGATGTTCACTTAGCACTACAAAATGCTTTAGTTGATATTTTTGGATTAATATAGTcattcaaatatttgaaattgtatTCTTATTTGAAGTTGTATCTGTAATATAttagattttgtattcatatttttctatttaaatatttttcatatatttattcaatatttaaatttattaataatataatattaattatataatataaaaattaatcataaataaaaagataataattaatatatgtaaaataaaaagaatattttgagaatattttttgagtaggtctcatgtgagatcgtctcacggatcataatctgtgagacgggtcaatcctacccatattcacaataaaaaataataatcttggcataaaaagtaatactttttcatgggtgacccaaataagagatccgtctcacaaatacaactcgtgagaccgtctcacacaagttttttgccATATTTTTTTTGGTGT containing:
- the LOC140806826 gene encoding probable protein phosphatase 2C 14 encodes the protein MIAPSTETSEVSMNAMNPSFSSSKGGANICRPNSDGLISCSLKRKRTPKIEIPDVLKEISTDHIFKKCEPKEEGVGGDECLSDYGVGVYSLKGKKKFMEDAHKIFPSKDGTKKLHEFFGVYDGHGGSKAAEFVAENLHFSIFEMLENASESETKEEAIKDGYLKTDDEFLKQGFRSGTCCVTALIQGQELLVSNLGDCRAVLSRSGIAEGLTSDHCPTREDEQRRIEDKGGYVEFHRGAWRVLGTLAVSRSIGDAHLKDWVISEPDTKILHLKPVKEHQKPTTQEAIYSHMQKITTPSSRSP